The following are encoded together in the Azospirillum lipoferum 4B genome:
- a CDS encoding peptidylprolyl isomerase, with translation MKRWTRALLAALFATIFTVSFFTVSQGEAKALDPENTIYLDLKDGRVVIELRPDLAPNHVARIKELTRQGFYNGVVFHRVIDGFMAQTGDPTGTGMGGSGKKLKAEFSSAPHIRGTLSMARAQDPDSADSQFFICFAPSNFLDRQYTVWGRVVEGMEFVDMIKKGSQSRNGQVTEPDKIVKMQVAADAK, from the coding sequence ATGAAGCGGTGGACCCGCGCGTTGCTGGCGGCCTTGTTCGCCACAATCTTCACTGTCTCGTTCTTTACAGTCTCGCAAGGGGAGGCGAAGGCCTTGGATCCGGAAAACACCATTTACCTCGACCTCAAGGATGGTCGCGTGGTGATCGAACTGCGGCCCGACCTGGCGCCGAACCACGTCGCCCGCATCAAGGAACTGACCCGCCAGGGCTTCTACAACGGCGTCGTCTTCCACCGCGTCATCGACGGCTTCATGGCCCAGACCGGCGACCCGACCGGCACCGGCATGGGCGGCTCCGGCAAGAAGCTGAAGGCCGAGTTCTCCAGCGCGCCGCACATCCGCGGCACCCTGTCGATGGCCCGCGCGCAGGATCCCGACAGCGCCGACAGCCAGTTCTTCATCTGCTTCGCGCCGTCCAACTTCCTGGACCGCCAGTATACGGTCTGGGGCCGCGTGGTCGAGGGCATGGAGTTCGTGGACATGATCAAGAAGGGCAGCCAGTCCCGCAACGGTCAGGTCACCGAGCCGGACAAGATCGTCAAGATGCAGGTCGCCGCCGACGCCAAGTAA
- a CDS encoding lysozyme inhibitor LprI family protein has translation MRALSLVSGLLAAGSKLAVLALAVLALAVPAAAPALAETPVPEAAAADCDAAGTPSAQLLCRDAGLVAAGEAMEAALAALGATTDDTGRAAIEAGQTVWRARRDDACPVTAADLADAKATKSRTDCLLRVTRQRTAALESERQARSHPVADLPLAVTGAAAPRFVAPQTPVPPVNRKATLAALAGRWAKADPNDRTAIDDCRTSYLEIGADRTLSAVDARVPQFPLTGRLPADGDPVEQVPVQPLQPEGATEDAPAPLATLRLLPADSARFDRLILRMAAPATFAAEFVRCR, from the coding sequence ATGCGTGCCCTGTCCCTGGTGAGCGGTCTTCTGGCCGCCGGCTCCAAGCTCGCGGTTCTGGCGCTTGCGGTTCTGGCGCTCGCGGTTCCGGCGGCGGCTCCGGCCCTGGCTGAGACGCCGGTCCCGGAGGCTGCGGCGGCGGACTGCGATGCGGCAGGGACGCCGTCGGCGCAACTGCTGTGCCGCGACGCCGGCTTGGTGGCCGCCGGCGAGGCGATGGAGGCGGCGCTGGCGGCGCTGGGCGCAACCACCGACGACACCGGACGGGCGGCGATCGAGGCGGGCCAGACCGTCTGGCGGGCACGGCGTGACGATGCCTGCCCGGTGACGGCCGCCGACCTTGCCGATGCCAAGGCGACCAAGTCCCGCACCGACTGCCTGCTGCGCGTCACCCGGCAGCGCACCGCGGCGCTGGAGTCGGAACGTCAGGCGCGGTCCCATCCGGTCGCCGATCTGCCTCTGGCCGTCACCGGAGCGGCCGCACCGCGGTTCGTGGCGCCGCAGACGCCGGTGCCGCCGGTCAACCGCAAGGCGACGCTGGCGGCCTTGGCCGGGCGCTGGGCCAAGGCCGATCCGAACGACCGCACCGCCATCGACGACTGCCGCACGTCCTATCTGGAGATCGGTGCCGACCGGACCCTGTCCGCCGTGGATGCGCGGGTGCCCCAGTTCCCGCTGACCGGCCGGTTGCCGGCCGATGGCGATCCGGTGGAGCAGGTGCCGGTGCAGCCCCTGCAGCCGGAAGGAGCCACGGAAGACGCGCCTGCGCCGTTGGCCACCCTGCGGCTGCTGCCCGCCGATTCGGCGCGCTTCGACCGGCTGATCCTGCGCATGGCGGCACCCGCCACCTTCGCGGCGGAATTCGTCCGCTGCCGATAG
- a CDS encoding SDR family oxidoreductase, translated as MSPFISLDGKRALVTSGTRGAGAATVALFRDLGARVLTAARSRPDSLDDGMFVSADLTTAEGCATLAATVRERLGGVDIIVHMLGGSSAPAGGFAALSDAEWRKELDLNLMPAIRLDRELVPAMVAQGHGVVIHVTSIQRALPLPESTTAYAAAKAALSTYSKSLSKEVSPKGVRVVRVSPGWIETEAAVRLAERLAKEAGTDYEGGKRIIMDSLGGIPIGRPSKPADVANLIAFLASDRAATVTGTEYVVDGGTIPTA; from the coding sequence ATGAGCCCCTTCATCAGCCTCGACGGCAAGCGAGCGCTCGTCACTTCGGGCACGCGCGGCGCGGGTGCGGCCACCGTCGCGCTGTTTCGCGACCTCGGCGCCCGTGTGCTGACCGCAGCCCGGTCCCGTCCGGACAGCCTCGACGACGGGATGTTCGTCTCCGCGGACCTGACGACCGCGGAGGGGTGCGCCACTCTGGCGGCCACGGTGCGTGAGCGTCTGGGCGGGGTCGATATCATCGTCCACATGCTGGGCGGCTCATCCGCTCCGGCGGGCGGCTTCGCGGCGCTGAGCGACGCGGAGTGGCGCAAGGAGCTGGATCTCAACCTGATGCCCGCCATCCGGCTCGACCGAGAACTCGTGCCGGCGATGGTGGCGCAGGGTCATGGCGTGGTCATCCATGTCACCTCCATCCAGCGCGCGCTGCCGTTGCCGGAGTCGACGACGGCCTATGCCGCCGCGAAGGCCGCGCTCTCGACCTACAGCAAGAGCCTTTCGAAGGAGGTCTCGCCCAAGGGCGTGCGCGTGGTGCGCGTTTCGCCCGGCTGGATCGAAACCGAGGCGGCGGTACGGTTGGCGGAGCGGCTCGCGAAGGAGGCCGGCACCGACTATGAGGGCGGCAAGCGGATCATCATGGACTCGCTCGGCGGGATTCCCATCGGCAGACCATCGAAGCCGGCGGACGTCGCCAACCTGATCGCCTTCCTCGCCTCCGATCGGGCCGCGACCGTTACCGGCACCGAATACGTCGTCGACGGCGGCACCATTCCCACCGCGTAA
- a CDS encoding aldose 1-epimerase, producing the protein MIRTGAIIALRHRAMTLTATPHIGGSLASWSLSTATGPVDLFRRASDPALAGDFAPDMACFPLVPFSNRISGGRFVFKGREVQLATDPGSPHRIHGHGWSTPWTVEAAAEDALRMGFAHRAGDWPWSYRATQTVALDGEGLTVTLDLINESDGDMPAGLGLHPYFAKSPGSIVTADVRAVWDNDDTILPSRRRPLPAAWDFRHGIDMDHAALDNGFTGWSGTATLDRPQERLRLTMIADGPAGHLIVYAPPGEPYLCLEPVTHMTDALNRPQEADAGVIALPAGERLSMTVRFLVSRI; encoded by the coding sequence ATGATCCGGACCGGCGCCATCATCGCGTTGCGGCACAGGGCCATGACGCTCACGGCGACTCCGCACATCGGCGGTTCGCTGGCGAGTTGGAGCCTGTCGACCGCGACCGGTCCGGTCGATCTGTTCCGGCGCGCCTCGGACCCTGCGCTGGCCGGCGATTTCGCCCCGGACATGGCCTGCTTTCCGCTGGTCCCCTTTTCCAACCGCATCAGCGGCGGCCGCTTCGTCTTCAAGGGACGGGAGGTCCAGCTCGCCACCGATCCCGGTTCGCCGCACCGCATCCACGGCCATGGCTGGTCGACCCCCTGGACCGTCGAGGCGGCGGCCGAGGATGCGCTCCGCATGGGCTTCGCCCACCGCGCCGGCGACTGGCCCTGGAGCTACCGCGCGACCCAGACCGTGGCGCTCGACGGCGAGGGGCTGACCGTCACCCTCGACCTGATCAACGAGTCCGACGGCGACATGCCGGCCGGGCTGGGGCTGCATCCCTATTTCGCCAAGTCGCCGGGCAGCATCGTCACCGCCGATGTCCGTGCGGTCTGGGACAATGATGACACCATCCTGCCGTCCCGCCGCCGCCCCCTGCCCGCCGCCTGGGATTTCCGCCACGGCATCGACATGGACCATGCCGCGCTGGACAACGGCTTCACCGGCTGGTCGGGCACGGCGACGCTGGACCGCCCGCAAGAGCGGCTGCGCCTGACCATGATCGCCGACGGGCCGGCCGGCCATCTGATCGTCTATGCCCCGCCGGGCGAGCCCTATCTGTGCCTGGAGCCGGTCACCCACATGACCGACGCGCTGAACCGCCCGCAGGAGGCGGATGCCGGCGTCATCGCCCTGCCGGCGGGAGAACGGCTGTCGATGACCGTGCGCTTCCTCGTATCGCGCATCTAG
- a CDS encoding LysR family transcriptional regulator, whose product MKRADLNDLDAVIAIARRSSFRAAALDLGMSTTALSNAIGKLEAGLGVRLFHRTTRSVSLTDAGRVFVEQVGPALQDVHGALEAVRSQQTTPSGTLRINAFAAAAREILSPLVLEFLRRHPQVHVDLVTEGRLVDIVEDGFDLGVRVADLVPSDMIAISLGRPQRYAVVGLPAYFATHDRPRVPPDLLNHPCIRVRLPNGALFRWQFEKDGQSAQIDVDGPITLDEASLARIAVLEGVGIGFFMESDVRADIEAGRLVRVLEDWTPPRSQLCLYYSGRRNPSAAFRAFIGLARELGAKGGPPGS is encoded by the coding sequence ATGAAGCGGGCCGACCTGAACGATCTGGATGCGGTCATCGCCATTGCGCGACGGAGCTCGTTTCGCGCGGCGGCGCTCGATCTGGGAATGTCGACGACCGCGCTCAGCAACGCCATCGGAAAGCTCGAAGCGGGTCTCGGCGTCCGCCTGTTCCACCGCACGACGCGGAGCGTCTCGCTCACCGATGCCGGCCGGGTATTCGTCGAGCAGGTCGGTCCGGCATTGCAGGATGTTCATGGCGCCCTGGAAGCCGTGCGGTCGCAGCAGACAACTCCATCAGGCACGCTGCGCATCAATGCCTTCGCCGCGGCGGCGCGTGAAATCCTTTCGCCGCTGGTGCTGGAGTTCCTGCGCCGTCATCCGCAGGTGCATGTCGACCTCGTCACCGAAGGGCGTCTGGTGGATATCGTCGAGGATGGTTTCGATCTCGGTGTACGGGTGGCCGATCTCGTTCCCAGCGACATGATCGCGATTTCCCTGGGTCGCCCGCAGCGCTATGCCGTCGTCGGGTTGCCGGCCTATTTCGCGACGCACGACCGGCCGCGCGTGCCGCCTGACCTGCTCAATCACCCCTGCATCCGTGTCCGCCTGCCGAACGGCGCCCTTTTCCGGTGGCAGTTCGAGAAGGATGGGCAATCGGCGCAGATCGACGTCGATGGGCCGATCACCCTGGACGAGGCCAGTCTGGCGCGAATCGCCGTCCTCGAAGGTGTGGGCATCGGCTTCTTCATGGAGTCGGACGTGCGGGCCGACATCGAGGCGGGCCGTCTCGTTCGCGTGCTCGAGGACTGGACGCCGCCGCGTTCCCAGCTCTGCCTCTACTATTCCGGACGGCGCAACCCGTCGGCCGCCTTCAGGGCCTTCATCGGCCTCGCCCGCGAACTCGGCGCAAAGGGCGGTCCCCCAGGGTCGTGA
- a CDS encoding YnbE family lipoprotein → MVTKFPSTHLMAARPTAALLLSLAAAACAPTVKIEAPDKPIEINLNVRIEQEVRVKLERDVDDAIRNDPALFGLPADSLPSPAKGKQ, encoded by the coding sequence ATGGTAACCAAATTCCCATCCACCCATCTTATGGCCGCGCGCCCCACGGCCGCCCTGCTGTTGTCCCTCGCGGCGGCGGCCTGTGCCCCAACGGTCAAGATCGAAGCGCCCGACAAGCCCATCGAGATCAACCTGAACGTTCGCATCGAGCAGGAGGTGCGGGTCAAGCTGGAACGCGACGTCGACGACGCCATCCGCAACGACCCAGCCCTGTTCGGCCTGCCCGCGGACTCTTTGCCCTCTCCTGCGAAGGGGAAACAGTGA
- a CDS encoding serine/threonine-protein kinase, giving the protein MSSSPLSRAMPSPQAAMGSLDEAELCGALADYHALPARMVIGVVLRPYLDPLCLTPTELIHLAKPLKSCLEQGTVVEAAITKVAAVQARAPGQEQQRRRQAIRSAVDESWARARTAQAAFAAMPRGRRPVDWLLSQGTATPTGDADYDLRVAVALELVEIKSWGGKLDRLLELHQWDRDERLAAAIDGVIGDILASTAAGGELFGANLLPGTLLSTLCDMLFGRIGMEAMGPNRIGVLNALFRQGKLPMAKAAVLDRIRRQLKAPQPLGRGAFDQEAEFLKTLAGHLLSRDGLIGGAAMADALTVRYSRRLEQGGASAYRRSIVGLSEGQPDLLCRIHYLTRVAATPAGERHADEILASLDAAVGNELLIENMLVQTPDTALLERDVARALAAIRSAPLPADACERIAARAERSVDEYVKTGQLAARLKQVEPVLRRRTIRLAEVACSGLIREDGALPLMRQHILEIVRQPQFQAEIAQPDSDVAQAEVRRLLHLLDRLRQMATAPAPPPTPVPVPVPVSAAHRAGPRSADTVCNPSAAMPAAIPPAGRASADTVMIGAPTPAAAPVASDGLCPNCYTARMPSGPCTACGFPVKSDNRPGVHLVPGTLLHGRYRAGRVLGQGGFGATYLGWDDRLRVKVAIKEYYPANLIARVPNAAAVSPFSDEHAETFADGLAKFLEEARTLARLRDVREIVGVQDFFEENGTAYLVMELLEGRTMKRYLADSGGRIDVKRTLSVVTPIAKALQAIHEQGLIHRDVSPDNIFLTNGGERKLLDFGAARQTAKPANGLTVILKPGYAPPEQYSNEGRQGPWSDVYALCATIYLALTGRTPPDATARFMNDKVPRPSELGVALPPGFEKVLMSGLAMRWQDRPQSMKDLLRGMTLALAGG; this is encoded by the coding sequence GTGTCCAGTTCACCGCTCAGCCGCGCGATGCCGTCACCCCAGGCCGCCATGGGCTCGCTCGACGAGGCGGAACTGTGCGGTGCGCTGGCGGATTACCATGCGCTGCCGGCGCGGATGGTGATCGGCGTCGTGCTGCGTCCGTATCTCGACCCGCTGTGCCTGACGCCCACCGAACTGATCCATCTCGCAAAGCCGCTGAAATCCTGCCTGGAACAGGGGACGGTGGTGGAGGCGGCGATCACCAAGGTCGCCGCCGTGCAGGCCCGAGCGCCGGGGCAGGAGCAGCAGAGACGCCGTCAGGCCATCCGCAGCGCGGTGGATGAGAGCTGGGCCAGGGCGCGCACCGCCCAGGCCGCCTTTGCCGCCATGCCGCGCGGACGCCGGCCGGTGGACTGGCTGCTGTCGCAGGGAACCGCGACGCCGACCGGCGACGCCGACTATGACCTGCGGGTGGCGGTTGCCCTGGAACTGGTGGAGATCAAGAGCTGGGGCGGCAAACTGGACCGGCTGCTGGAACTGCACCAGTGGGACCGGGACGAACGGCTGGCCGCCGCGATCGATGGGGTGATCGGCGATATCCTGGCCTCCACCGCCGCAGGGGGGGAACTCTTCGGTGCCAACCTGCTGCCCGGAACCCTGCTGTCCACCCTGTGCGACATGCTGTTCGGCCGCATCGGCATGGAGGCCATGGGGCCGAATCGCATCGGCGTGCTGAATGCCCTGTTCCGCCAGGGCAAGCTGCCGATGGCGAAAGCCGCCGTGCTGGACCGCATCCGCCGGCAGTTGAAGGCGCCCCAGCCGCTGGGCCGCGGCGCCTTCGACCAGGAGGCGGAGTTTCTGAAGACGCTGGCCGGGCATCTGCTGAGCCGCGACGGGCTGATCGGCGGGGCGGCGATGGCCGATGCGCTGACCGTGCGCTATTCGCGCCGGCTGGAGCAGGGCGGGGCCAGCGCCTATCGCCGTTCCATCGTCGGGCTCAGCGAAGGGCAGCCGGACCTGCTCTGCCGCATCCACTATCTCACCCGCGTCGCCGCCACTCCTGCCGGGGAACGACACGCGGACGAAATCCTCGCATCGCTGGACGCCGCGGTCGGCAACGAGCTGCTGATCGAGAACATGCTGGTGCAGACGCCGGACACGGCGCTGCTGGAGCGCGACGTCGCCCGCGCGCTGGCGGCCATCCGTTCCGCCCCGCTGCCGGCCGATGCCTGCGAACGGATCGCCGCCCGTGCCGAACGGTCCGTCGACGAGTATGTGAAGACCGGCCAACTGGCCGCCCGGCTGAAGCAGGTGGAGCCGGTGCTGCGCCGCCGCACCATCCGGCTGGCGGAGGTCGCCTGCTCCGGTCTGATCCGCGAGGACGGCGCCCTGCCTCTGATGCGCCAGCACATTTTGGAGATCGTCCGCCAACCGCAGTTCCAGGCGGAGATCGCCCAACCGGACAGCGACGTCGCCCAGGCGGAGGTGCGCCGGCTGCTGCATCTGCTCGACCGCCTGCGTCAGATGGCCACCGCGCCCGCCCCGCCGCCGACACCGGTTCCGGTTCCGGTTCCGGTTTCGGCGGCGCATCGTGCCGGTCCGCGCAGTGCGGACACCGTTTGCAACCCCTCCGCCGCAATGCCTGCCGCCATTCCTCCGGCGGGCCGGGCATCGGCGGATACGGTTATGATCGGCGCGCCGACGCCCGCGGCCGCCCCGGTGGCATCGGACGGGCTGTGCCCGAACTGCTACACGGCCCGCATGCCGTCCGGTCCCTGCACCGCCTGCGGCTTTCCCGTGAAGTCCGACAACCGGCCGGGGGTGCATCTGGTGCCCGGCACGCTTCTGCATGGCCGCTACCGCGCCGGGCGGGTGCTGGGGCAGGGCGGTTTCGGAGCCACCTATCTGGGTTGGGACGACCGGCTGCGGGTGAAGGTCGCGATCAAGGAGTATTATCCGGCCAACCTGATCGCGCGAGTTCCAAACGCCGCCGCCGTCTCCCCCTTTTCCGACGAGCATGCGGAGACCTTTGCCGACGGTCTCGCCAAATTCCTGGAGGAGGCGCGGACCTTGGCCCGCCTGCGCGACGTGCGCGAGATCGTCGGCGTCCAGGACTTCTTCGAGGAGAACGGCACCGCCTATCTGGTGATGGAACTGCTGGAAGGCCGGACCATGAAGAGGTATCTGGCCGATTCCGGCGGCCGGATCGACGTGAAGCGGACGCTGTCGGTGGTGACGCCCATCGCGAAGGCGCTGCAGGCCATCCACGAGCAGGGTCTGATCCACCGCGACGTCAGCCCGGACAACATTTTCCTGACCAATGGCGGGGAACGGAAGCTGCTGGACTTCGGCGCGGCGCGGCAAACGGCGAAGCCCGCCAACGGTCTGACCGTGATCCTGAAGCCGGGCTATGCCCCGCCGGAGCAATATTCGAACGAAGGGCGCCAGGGTCCCTGGTCGGACGTCTATGCGTTGTGCGCCACCATCTATCTGGCGCTGACCGGCCGCACCCCGCCGGACGCCACCGCCCGCTTCATGAACGACAAGGTGCCGCGCCCCTCCGAACTCGGGGTGGCGCTGCCGCCGGGATTCGAGAAGGTGCTGATGTCCGGGCTGGCCATGCGCTGGCAGGACCGGCCGCAGTCGATGAAGGATCTGCTGCGTGGGATGACCTTGGCGTTGGCCGGTGGCTGA
- a CDS encoding YdbH domain-containing protein has protein sequence MRLGRAIAGTAAVAMTLGVVGLGGAILAGPTLIGGVATELLRDSGFAGAEVTVTGLRIADGWDGLRLEFTAGSGPLEAAAPTLDLPMAGRVTLSGALRVGMDGGMLTVSPDGCLPAVVEKLTISGQTLVLPQEATVCAAPQGPLLRWSPSLMTIAAEVKAPRLDAPASGLRADQLALRLGQDGNGRQADATVAKLTNTAKPAPVVPLAVTLRAVQEGEQPWSIAGTAKDAQGLLSVTLAGDYDQTAGTGRVEAVAKPVALAPDGPGLAALSPLAASFLQKASGTLSGKATIAWDAKGMTTAGQAAVRGLAGVAGPVTVAGVTGTVALASLSPPVIPAGQRLSIGLLDVGVPLTDGTLLFGYGRDGRLDVGRAEWRWAGGTLRADPFKLAPAAPKGTVTLHADGIDAAKLLDLIAVDGLEASGKLAGTLPVVFADDTVTLNGGVLESAAPGTLRYDPANPPAALKGVEGSPTAMLMGALTDFRYDSLRITIDGQAGGELSAGLSLRGANPSFYDGYPVALNLKLSGALDRILRQNLDVYRLPDTLRDRMTGSDQKDP, from the coding sequence GTGAGGCTGGGACGGGCGATAGCGGGAACGGCGGCGGTTGCGATGACGCTGGGTGTCGTCGGCCTTGGCGGTGCCATTCTGGCCGGACCCACCCTGATCGGCGGGGTGGCGACGGAGTTGCTGCGCGACTCCGGCTTCGCCGGGGCGGAGGTCACCGTCACCGGATTGCGGATCGCCGATGGCTGGGACGGGCTGCGGCTGGAGTTCACCGCCGGCAGCGGGCCGCTGGAGGCCGCGGCCCCGACGCTGGACCTGCCGATGGCCGGCCGTGTCACCCTGTCCGGCGCGCTGCGGGTGGGGATGGATGGCGGGATGCTGACCGTCAGCCCCGACGGCTGCCTGCCTGCCGTTGTTGAGAAGCTGACGATCAGCGGCCAGACGCTGGTCCTCCCGCAGGAAGCAACCGTCTGCGCCGCGCCGCAGGGGCCGCTGCTGCGCTGGTCGCCGTCGCTGATGACCATCGCTGCGGAGGTGAAGGCCCCGCGGCTCGACGCACCGGCCAGCGGCCTGCGTGCCGACCAATTGGCGCTGCGGCTGGGGCAGGATGGGAACGGTCGGCAGGCGGACGCCACCGTCGCCAAGCTGACCAACACCGCCAAGCCGGCGCCGGTCGTGCCGCTCGCCGTCACCCTCCGTGCCGTCCAGGAGGGGGAACAGCCCTGGTCCATCGCCGGCACGGCGAAGGATGCGCAGGGCCTGCTGTCCGTCACCCTGGCCGGCGATTACGACCAGACCGCCGGCACCGGCCGGGTGGAGGCGGTGGCGAAACCGGTCGCGCTTGCGCCGGACGGGCCGGGATTGGCCGCCCTTTCGCCGCTGGCGGCGAGCTTTCTTCAGAAGGCGTCCGGCACCCTGTCGGGCAAGGCGACAATCGCCTGGGATGCCAAGGGCATGACCACGGCCGGGCAGGCGGCGGTGAGGGGGCTGGCCGGCGTCGCCGGGCCGGTGACCGTCGCCGGTGTGACCGGAACGGTGGCCTTGGCAAGCCTGTCTCCGCCGGTGATCCCGGCTGGACAGAGGCTGTCCATCGGCCTGCTCGACGTCGGCGTTCCTCTGACCGACGGCACCCTGCTGTTCGGCTATGGGCGCGACGGGCGGCTGGACGTCGGCCGCGCGGAATGGCGCTGGGCCGGCGGTACGCTGCGCGCCGATCCGTTCAAGCTGGCGCCCGCCGCACCCAAGGGAACCGTCACCCTGCATGCGGATGGAATCGACGCGGCCAAGTTGCTGGATCTGATCGCCGTCGACGGGCTGGAGGCGAGCGGCAAGCTGGCCGGCACCCTGCCGGTGGTCTTCGCCGACGATACGGTGACGCTGAACGGCGGCGTTCTGGAGTCCGCCGCGCCCGGCACCCTGCGCTACGATCCCGCCAACCCGCCCGCCGCGCTGAAGGGGGTGGAGGGAAGCCCGACCGCCATGCTGATGGGCGCGCTGACCGATTTCCGTTACGACAGCCTGCGGATCACCATCGACGGGCAGGCCGGCGGGGAACTCAGCGCCGGCCTGTCGCTGCGCGGCGCCAACCCGTCATTCTACGATGGCTATCCGGTTGCGCTTAACCTTAAGCTGTCCGGCGCGCTCGACCGGATTCTGCGCCAGAACCTCGACGTCTATCGGCTCCCCGACACGCTGCGGGACCGCATGACCGGCTCCGACCAGAAGGACCCCTGA